Proteins from a genomic interval of Kitasatospora kifunensis:
- a CDS encoding DUF6059 family protein, which yields MGTLVTRSVLRLLDSPAVIGLLAFGSFFGLMVPVEIGETAELKVLSDPGPGHPERLCPQEPLTDLERRLQRELQLR from the coding sequence ATGGGTACTCTGGTGACGAGGAGTGTGCTGAGGCTGCTGGACTCGCCCGCGGTGATCGGGCTGCTGGCCTTCGGGTCGTTCTTCGGGCTGATGGTTCCAGTGGAGATCGGTGAGACGGCGGAGCTGAAGGTGCTGTCCGATCCGGGGCCGGGCCATCCCGAGCGGCTCTGCCCGCAGGAGCCGCTGACCGACTTGGAGCGGCGACTTCAGCGGGAGCTTCAACTCCGTTGA